The following coding sequences are from one Neovison vison isolate M4711 chromosome X, ASM_NN_V1, whole genome shotgun sequence window:
- the MORF4L2 gene encoding mortality factor 4-like protein 2: MSSRKQGSQTRGQQSAEEDNFKKPTRSNMQRSKMRGASSGKKTAGPQQKNLEPALPGRWGGRSAENPPSGSVRKTRKNKQKTPGNGDGGSTSEAPQPPRKKRARADPTVESEEAFKNRMEVKVKIPEELKPWLVEDWDLVTRQKQLFQLPAKKNVDAILEEYANCKKSQGNVDNKEYAVNEVVAGIKEYFNVMLGTQLLYKFERPQYAEILLAHPDAPMSQVYGAPHLLRLFVRIGAMLAYTPLDEKSLALLLGYLHDFLKYLAKNAASLFTASDYKVASAEYHRKAL; this comes from the coding sequence ATGAGTTCCAGAAAGCAGGGTTCTCAAACTCGTGGACAACAATCTGCAGAAGAAGACAACTTTAAAAAACCAACTAGAAGCAATATGCAGAGAAGTAAGATGAGAGGGGCCTCCTCAGGAAAGAAGACTGCTGGTCCACAGCAGAAGAATCTGGAACCAGCTCTCCCAGGGCGATGGGGGGGTCGCTCTGCAGAGAACCCCCCTTCAGGATCTGTGaggaagacaagaaagaacaagcagaAGACTCCTGGAAATGGAGATGGTGGCAGTACCAGCGAAGCACCCCAGCCACCTCGGAAGAAAAGGGCCCGGGCCGATCCCACTGTTGAAAGCGAGGAGGCCTTTAAGAATAGAATGGAAGTTAAAGTGAAGATTCCTGAAGAATTAAAACCATGGCTTGTTGAGGACTGGGACTTAGTTACCAGGCAGAAGCAGCTCTTTCAACTCCCTGCTAAGAAAAATGTAGATGCAATTCTGGAAGAGTATGCAAATTGCAAAAAGTCGCAGGGAAATGTTGATAACAAGGAATACGCAGTTAATGAAGTTGTGGCAGgaataaaagaatatttcaatGTGATGTTGGGCACTCAGCTGCTCTACAAATTTGAGAGGCCCCAGTATGCAGAAATCCTCTTGGCTCACCCTGATGCACCAATGTCCCAGGTTTATGGAGCCCCACACCTACTGAGATTATTTGTAAGAATCGGAGCAATGTTGGCATATACGCCCCTTGATGAGAAGAGCCTTGCATTATTGTTGGGCTATTTGCATGATTTCCTAAAATATCTGGCAAAGAATGCTGCATCTCTGTTTACTGCCAGTGATTACAAAGTGGCTTCGGCTGAGTACCACCGCAAAGCCCTGTGA